A genomic window from Coffea eugenioides isolate CCC68of unplaced genomic scaffold, Ceug_1.0 ScVebR1_40;HRSCAF=220, whole genome shotgun sequence includes:
- the LOC113758225 gene encoding uncharacterized protein LOC113758225, with protein MTDLLAHVVQQQGQPPIQQPGNPGHVVESEDRALERFQKFSPPKFLGGPDPDVAEKWLKKMIDIFAALHYSEERQVTFAVFQLEGAARSWWNVIRMKWDREQTPRTWVNFVRDFNAKYFPPLVQEKKEDEFIRLRQGTQSVAEYESQFTRLSKFAPELILTEQRRVRRFIQGLNVEIQKDLAVAQINIFSDAVEKAL; from the coding sequence atgaccgacCTGTTAGCCCACGTAGTGCAACAGCAGGGCCAACCTCCTATCCAGCAACCTGGGAACCCTGGCCATGTAGTAGAGAGTGAAGATCGGGCCttagagagatttcagaagttctctccGCCAAAATTTCTGGGCGGAccagatccggacgtggccgaaaAATGGTTAAAGAAAATGAtagatatttttgctgccctaCACTATTCAGAGGAGAGGCAGGTTACTTTCGCTGTCTTCCAATTGGAAGGGGCCGcgcgttcttggtggaacgtgatacgaATGAAGTGGGACCGGGAACAAACCCCAAGAACATGGGTAAACTTTGTGAGGGACTTCAATGCGAAATACTTTCcccctctagtccaggaaaagaaggaggacgagttcattagaCTCCGTCAGGGGACGCAATCGGTGgctgagtacgagagccagtttactcgTTTATCTAAGTTCGCCCCTGAACTCATTCTAacggagcaaaggagagttCGGCGTTTTattcaagggctcaatgtggaaattcaaaaggatctggcggtagcccagatCAATATCTTTAGTGACGCTGTGGAGAAAGCTTTGTGA